Proteins encoded by one window of Musa acuminata AAA Group cultivar baxijiao chromosome BXJ2-9, Cavendish_Baxijiao_AAA, whole genome shotgun sequence:
- the LOC103974217 gene encoding tricetin 3',4',5'-O-trimethyltransferase — protein MGSIRDVMQLTLDEDEEACTYALHLAIGSVLPMALKAAIELELLEIIVRAGPGAMLGPADIAAKLPTANPQAAVMVDRILRLLAAYSVVSCTVEAGDDGRPSHKYGAARVCKYLTKNEDGVSLESMSLMNQDKVLMESWYYLKDAVLEGGIPFNKATGMAPFEYHGSDPRFNRLFNDSMRGHSTILMKKLLQVYRGFDSIKVLVDVGGGIGATLHMITSRHSHVKGVNFDLPHVICEAPPYPGVEYVSGDMFIGIPSGDAIFLKWILHDWSDEHCVKILKNCWKALPEKGKVIVLESVLPTIQESTPQAKCAYETDVIMLAHSDGGRERTQKEFQDLARDASFSGFNVTYLFAATWVMEFTK, from the exons ATGGGATCCATCAGGGATGTGATGCAGCTGACGCTCGATGAGGACGAGGAGGCATGCACGTACGCCCTGCATCTGGCGATCGGCTCCGTCCTCCCCATGGCCCTCAAGGCCGCCATCGAGCTCGAGCTACTGGAGATCATCGTCAGGGCCGGCCCCGGCGCCATGCTTGGCCCAGCCGACATCGCGGCCAAGCTGCCAACCGCAAACCCGCAGGCTGCAGTCATGGTGGACAGGATCCTCCGACTGCTCGCCGCCTACAGCGTTGTCAGCTGCACCGTCGAGGCCGGCGACGACGGCCGCCCCTCGCATAAGTACGGCGCCGCGCGCGTCTGCAAGTACTTGACCAAGAACGAGGACGGCGTGTCCCTGGAATCCATGAGTTTGATGAACCAAGACAAGGTCCTCATGGAAAGCTG GTATTACTTGAAGGATGCGGTGTTGGAAGGCGGCATCCCCTTCAACAAGGCCACCGGGATGGCGCCGTTCGAATACCACGGAAGCGACCCGCGGTTCAACAGGCTGTTCAACGACAGCATGAGGGGTCACTCCACCATCCTCATGAAGAAGCTACTCCAAGTTTACCGCGGCTTTGACAGCATCAAGGTGCTCGTCGACGTTGGTGGCGGCATCGGCGCCACACTCCACATGATCACCTCCAGGCACTCCCACGTCAAGGGCGTCAACTTCGACCTTCCTCATGTCATCTGTGAGGCACCACCCTACCCAG GAGTGGAGTATGTTAGTGGAGATATGTTTATAGGAATCCCAAGTGGAGATGCCATTTTCTTGAAG TGGATTCTTCATGATTGGAGTGATGAGCATTGTGTGAAGATATTGAAGAATTGTTGGAAGGCACTGCCCGAGAAAGGAAAGGTGATTGTGTTGGAAAGTGTTCTACCAACAATCCAGGAGTCGACTCCTCAAGCCAAATGTGCTTATGAAACAGATGTTATCATGTTGGCTCACAGCGATGGAGGTAGGGAGAGGACCCAAAAGGAGTTCCAGGACCTGGCAAGGGATGCTAGCTTCTCAGGATTCAACGTCACTTATCTCTTCGCCGCTACTTGGGTCATGGAATTCACCAAATAG